From Pelosinus fermentans DSM 17108, the proteins below share one genomic window:
- a CDS encoding sensor histidine kinase — translation MKKHYIAILLMMFIVPLAGELKFYPFEGEFHSFRVSFGSPAFLFFLLWLRSTSFMLPGLLAGLSVLVFRMLLDWSTGDGSWTSSFLLHLPAFLYYVIYAGIFYLAKANDLYSSPLRIGMLSILAEITASMIELLLPLTYSSAAFILTFSIISKLLIAAVIRSFFVLSFFFITNLRHAEFAAEQQKEQNKHILLLISGLYEEAIQLTKSLQNAENITRDCYKLYKDVNDDHFLLTKNQLAQNILEIAGQVHEIKKDNQRIYASLTQLISDGELHDYMTASELAEIIVQSHQKYARSLGKNIAFDLQVEKTLPPLHVYTVLSLVNNLVSNAVESIQDSGCIRILFYRKEQFIAFQVADTGPGIPLKKRNLIFKPGYTTKFDESGNPSTGMGLPYSKDLANSLKGSLTLEENSPGNETIFTITLPPQHLIREG, via the coding sequence ATGAAGAAACACTATATTGCGATTTTACTAATGATGTTCATTGTTCCCTTAGCCGGCGAATTAAAATTTTATCCTTTTGAAGGGGAATTTCACTCTTTCCGTGTTAGTTTTGGCTCACCAGCATTTTTATTTTTTCTATTATGGCTGCGCAGCACCTCATTTATGCTGCCAGGCTTACTTGCAGGTTTGTCCGTTTTAGTCTTTCGCATGCTCTTAGACTGGAGCACCGGAGATGGTTCTTGGACTTCTAGTTTTTTGCTTCACCTGCCAGCATTTCTTTATTATGTGATTTATGCAGGGATCTTTTATTTAGCAAAAGCCAATGATTTATATAGCAGCCCCTTACGTATTGGAATGTTGTCCATACTAGCAGAAATTACCGCTAGTATGATAGAACTCTTACTCCCCCTTACCTATTCCAGTGCAGCCTTTATACTTACATTTTCGATTATTAGTAAGCTGTTAATTGCTGCCGTTATACGCAGCTTTTTTGTTCTTAGCTTCTTTTTTATCACAAACTTACGCCACGCGGAATTTGCCGCTGAACAGCAAAAAGAACAGAACAAGCATATATTACTATTAATTTCCGGTTTATATGAAGAAGCCATTCAACTTACAAAGTCTCTGCAAAATGCAGAAAATATTACGCGAGACTGTTATAAATTATATAAAGATGTAAATGATGATCATTTTTTGCTTACTAAAAACCAGCTTGCGCAGAACATACTGGAAATAGCCGGGCAAGTACATGAAATAAAAAAAGATAACCAAAGAATCTATGCCAGTCTTACCCAGTTAATCTCAGACGGTGAATTGCATGACTATATGACTGCCTCGGAACTAGCAGAAATTATCGTACAATCCCATCAAAAATATGCCCGCTCCTTGGGCAAGAATATAGCCTTTGACCTGCAGGTTGAAAAAACTCTGCCACCATTGCACGTGTATACCGTTTTATCTCTCGTTAATAATCTGGTATCCAATGCCGTAGAATCCATTCAAGATTCTGGCTGTATCAGAATCTTGTTTTATCGCAAGGAACAATTCATCGCTTTTCAGGTAGCCGACACAGGGCCAGGAATTCCACTCAAAAAAAGAAATCTGATTTTCAAACCTGGCTACACTACTAAGTTTGATGAATCAGGCAATCCGTCTACAGGTATGGGCCTGCCATATAGTAAAGATTTAGCCAATAGTCTAAAGGGCAGTCTTACACTCGAAGAAAATTCCCCTGGCAATGAAACCATTTTCACCATAACGTTACCACCACAACATTTAATAAGGGAAGGATAA
- a CDS encoding ABC transporter substrate-binding protein: MKKIIVFLLICAMTVVLGACANSKKEGADSKSGQLQNITIGLMPDVDSIPFIIAQEKGYFKEEGVTVILKPFRSAVDRDSALQSGNLDGAISDMLAEAFAKEGGFDTVITSLTSGSYKLVINKDEKITSIKELKGKDVAISKNTIIEYVTDKIMAEGGLTPEDIHKVVIPQIPTRLEMLQSGKVAAATLPEPMASIAVRNGGKLLNSSDQLGINPGVLIFTTKAVNEKDKELQGMYRAYNKAIEYLSKEPMDNYIDLLIEKGGFPESVKGALVLPQYKKAMAPGAADVEDCVTWLKARQLIQKVYPYKELVDDRFVR, encoded by the coding sequence GTGAAAAAAATCATTGTATTCCTACTCATATGTGCTATGACGGTTGTTCTCGGAGCTTGCGCTAACAGTAAAAAAGAAGGCGCTGATTCGAAGTCGGGACAACTGCAGAATATTACCATTGGACTTATGCCTGACGTGGATTCCATTCCCTTCATCATTGCCCAGGAAAAAGGGTATTTTAAAGAAGAAGGCGTAACGGTAATACTCAAACCATTTCGAAGCGCTGTAGACCGGGATAGTGCCCTGCAAAGCGGCAATTTGGATGGAGCGATTTCGGATATGCTGGCAGAAGCCTTTGCTAAGGAAGGTGGATTTGATACCGTGATTACCTCTTTGACAAGCGGCAGTTATAAGCTGGTCATTAACAAAGATGAAAAGATTACATCCATTAAAGAGCTGAAAGGCAAGGATGTTGCTATATCAAAAAATACAATTATTGAATATGTAACAGACAAGATTATGGCAGAAGGGGGACTCACTCCAGAGGACATTCATAAAGTTGTGATTCCTCAAATTCCCACAAGGCTGGAAATGCTGCAAAGCGGCAAGGTGGCTGCTGCCACTCTGCCCGAGCCCATGGCAAGTATTGCTGTGCGCAATGGCGGCAAGTTGCTTAATAGTTCAGATCAACTGGGTATCAATCCTGGAGTTCTGATTTTTACTACTAAGGCAGTGAATGAAAAAGATAAGGAACTTCAAGGGATGTATCGAGCCTACAATAAAGCCATAGAGTATCTATCAAAGGAGCCTATGGACAATTACATTGACCTGTTAATTGAAAAAGGCGGTTTTCCTGAAAGTGTGAAAGGTGCTCTGGTCCTGCCTCAATATAAGAAAGCCATGGCACCAGGGGCAGCCGATGTTGAAGATTGTGTGACATGGCTTAAAGCCAGACAACTGATTCAAAAGGTCTATCCCTACAAAGAATTGGTTGATGATCGGTTTGTAAGGTAA
- a CDS encoding AAA family ATPase, translated as MKEKGIKIAISGKGGVGKTTLASLLCHSLSQRKNKVLAVDADPDANLGMALGFSSGLLAQATTIAQDEKLIEERTGAVPGEFGGWFALNPLVEDIPEKYVVKQGNISLLQMGAKSTGGAGCACPQSILLKSLLNHLVVERDEAVIVDMEAGLEHLGRGTAEGVDAFIIVVEPGQRSFATARAVAKMARDLNVQNVYVVVSKLHGVNPSSIKDELQDLNVIGFLPYKVEAVYADLQGKTIFDLCPDLVEEAAAILDRIDKELAEANENSQV; from the coding sequence ATGAAAGAAAAAGGGATAAAAATTGCCATATCCGGTAAGGGCGGTGTGGGTAAAACAACGCTGGCATCACTGCTGTGCCATAGTTTATCCCAACGGAAAAACAAGGTGCTTGCCGTTGATGCAGATCCTGATGCCAATCTTGGTATGGCGCTGGGATTCAGCTCAGGGCTTCTTGCTCAGGCAACAACCATTGCCCAGGATGAGAAGCTGATTGAAGAACGTACTGGAGCAGTTCCGGGAGAATTTGGAGGCTGGTTTGCACTAAACCCTCTTGTGGAAGATATACCGGAGAAATATGTAGTAAAACAAGGGAATATCAGTCTATTGCAGATGGGGGCTAAATCCACAGGTGGTGCAGGATGCGCATGTCCCCAAAGTATATTGCTGAAATCTCTCTTAAACCATTTGGTAGTAGAGCGGGATGAAGCAGTTATCGTTGATATGGAAGCAGGTTTAGAGCATTTAGGGCGGGGTACTGCCGAAGGTGTAGATGCCTTTATTATCGTAGTGGAGCCTGGGCAGCGCAGCTTTGCTACCGCACGTGCTGTTGCCAAAATGGCCAGAGATTTAAATGTTCAAAATGTATATGTAGTTGTGAGTAAGCTTCACGGAGTCAATCCATCCTCTATTAAAGATGAACTGCAGGATTTAAACGTAATTGGTTTTCTGCCCTATAAAGTAGAGGCGGTTTACGCCGATCTGCAAGGAAAGACGATCTTTGATTTGTGTCCCGACCTGGTAGAAGAAGCCGCTGCTATTCTAGATCGAATTGATAAAGAACTGGCAGAGGCTAATGAAAACAGCCAAGTGTAA
- a CDS encoding response regulator translates to MRFFIVDDDEAIRSMLSEIIEDYDLGIVVGEAENGAAIDDHLLNVKAVDILMIDLLMPVRDGIETVRAIKPGFGGKIIMLSQVDNKEMIGNAYLLGVNYYITKPINRLEVIGIIQNVMEHVRLQNVIHNIEKNLNVLNTEKNPPASGTAAVSKHSIVASGQNLLAELGMLGENGCNDLLGMLDYLKSYENHQSLEQEFPSLKDIFMNVAMKKLGLSDPNDIKKETKALEQRVRRAIFQGLHHLSSIGVTDYANPKFEEYAPKFYDFVEVRKMMLNLQNNIKPSISNSHINIKKFIKVLYLESKKRL, encoded by the coding sequence ATGCGTTTTTTTATTGTTGATGATGATGAGGCAATCCGTTCTATGTTGTCAGAAATCATTGAAGATTATGACCTCGGAATTGTAGTAGGAGAAGCGGAAAATGGCGCTGCCATTGATGATCATCTGTTAAACGTGAAAGCTGTTGATATTCTCATGATTGATCTACTCATGCCCGTGCGAGATGGAATTGAAACGGTTCGTGCAATAAAACCCGGATTTGGCGGAAAAATTATCATGCTCTCCCAAGTAGATAATAAAGAAATGATCGGCAATGCCTATTTACTAGGAGTAAACTATTACATTACCAAACCGATTAATCGCCTGGAAGTTATCGGCATTATTCAAAATGTAATGGAACATGTAAGGCTGCAGAATGTGATCCATAATATTGAAAAAAACCTGAATGTGCTCAATACAGAAAAAAATCCTCCTGCATCTGGAACTGCTGCAGTAAGTAAACATTCCATTGTAGCATCGGGACAAAACCTGCTAGCTGAATTGGGAATGCTCGGAGAAAATGGCTGCAACGATTTGTTAGGCATGCTGGACTATCTAAAAAGCTATGAGAATCATCAATCATTAGAGCAGGAATTTCCTTCTTTAAAAGATATCTTTATGAATGTAGCAATGAAGAAGCTGGGCTTGTCTGACCCGAATGATATAAAAAAAGAAACAAAAGCATTAGAGCAGCGAGTGCGCCGCGCTATCTTTCAAGGACTGCATCATCTGTCTTCCATCGGCGTTACGGATTACGCCAATCCAAAATTTGAAGAATATGCACCAAAGTTCTATGATTTTGTTGAAGTCCGAAAAATGATGCTCAACTTACAAAATAATATAAAACCTTCCATCTCCAATTCTCATATCAATATTAAAAAATTTATAAAAGTTTTGTATCTGGAATCAAAAAAAAGGCTCTGA
- a CDS encoding ABC transporter ATP-binding protein, with protein sequence MIQIKNLNVTYEAMGEGYAALENINLEIGAGETCAIIGPSGCGKSTLLKVLAGIIKKYEGVVEINGQPITPMKQKIGFIPQNYGLLPWKNVYENIRLSAKIKNKKDSDHSKELDFFIQQLGLAGLEGRYPGELSGGQQQRVALARSFLLKPDLLLMDEPFSALDAMTREEIQNVFLDVWRKYSVSTILVTHYVEEALYLGQKIVILSGIPGTISKIIDNPLFGIDDIRNHQDFFQLSLALRKMIKEDWSK encoded by the coding sequence ATGATTCAAATTAAGAACTTAAACGTTACCTATGAAGCCATGGGAGAGGGATACGCTGCTCTTGAAAATATTAATCTGGAGATTGGAGCAGGAGAGACCTGCGCTATTATTGGACCATCCGGCTGCGGCAAGTCCACGCTTTTAAAAGTATTGGCAGGAATTATCAAAAAATATGAAGGCGTAGTAGAAATAAATGGACAGCCTATTACGCCGATGAAGCAGAAAATTGGCTTTATTCCCCAAAACTATGGACTGCTGCCTTGGAAGAATGTATATGAAAATATCCGTTTGAGTGCCAAAATTAAAAATAAAAAAGATAGCGATCATTCTAAAGAATTAGATTTTTTTATTCAGCAGTTAGGACTGGCAGGCTTGGAAGGCAGGTATCCTGGAGAATTAAGTGGAGGGCAGCAGCAGCGGGTTGCTTTGGCTCGCTCCTTTTTGCTAAAGCCGGATTTGCTATTAATGGATGAGCCCTTTTCTGCTTTAGATGCGATGACGCGAGAAGAAATACAAAATGTTTTCCTGGATGTTTGGCGCAAATATTCCGTTTCCACCATTCTTGTCACTCACTATGTAGAAGAAGCCTTGTATTTAGGACAAAAGATTGTAATTTTATCTGGTATTCCCGGTACGATCAGTAAAATAATTGATAATCCTCTCTTCGGCATAGACGATATTCGAAACCATCAGGATTTTTTCCAACTCAGCCTTGCACTGCGAAAAATGATAAAAGAGGATTGGTCAAAATGA
- a CDS encoding ABC transporter permease produces MIEQRRGVWYLYGILIFFTLWYMAASLVNLPIIPTPWIVMKNLLGIFVPKILIHGSYSLWRIVAGVILAVIVGVPAGLCMGYFPKWDRALSPIVYLTYPIPKIALLPIMMLLLGLGEVSKILMIFLIIIFQVIIAVRDGVKSIPKETYYPLYSLGATFANIFREILIPASMPKFLTSIRVAMATAISVLFFTETFGTEYGMGYFIMDAWMRVNYLEMYSGIVVLSCMGLVLFGVIDYLDRKICHWQYK; encoded by the coding sequence ATGATAGAACAGCGAAGGGGAGTTTGGTATCTTTATGGCATACTGATTTTTTTCACGTTATGGTATATGGCTGCCAGCTTAGTAAATCTGCCAATTATCCCAACGCCTTGGATTGTGATGAAGAATTTGCTGGGGATTTTTGTTCCCAAAATTCTGATTCACGGTTCCTATAGTTTATGGCGTATTGTGGCGGGCGTTATTTTAGCTGTGATTGTCGGGGTTCCTGCAGGTCTATGCATGGGGTATTTTCCAAAATGGGACAGAGCCTTATCACCCATTGTCTATTTAACCTATCCCATACCTAAAATTGCCTTATTACCGATTATGATGCTGTTGTTGGGATTAGGAGAAGTATCAAAAATCCTTATGATTTTTTTAATCATTATTTTTCAGGTCATTATAGCCGTACGGGATGGAGTCAAAAGTATACCCAAGGAAACTTATTATCCTCTATATTCATTAGGGGCTACATTTGCTAATATTTTCCGGGAAATTCTTATACCTGCTTCCATGCCTAAATTTTTGACATCCATACGAGTGGCTATGGCAACGGCAATTTCCGTGCTATTTTTTACAGAAACATTTGGCACTGAGTATGGGATGGGATATTTCATCATGGATGCCTGGATGCGGGTAAATTATTTGGAAATGTATTCAGGTATCGTGGTGCTAAGCTGCATGGGGCTGGTTTTATTCGGTGTGATTGATTATTTGGATCGAAAAATATGCCACTGGCAGTATAAATAA